The Xenopus tropicalis strain Nigerian chromosome 7, UCB_Xtro_10.0, whole genome shotgun sequence genome includes a region encoding these proteins:
- the hps6 gene encoding Hermansky-Pudlak syndrome 6 protein, whose amino-acid sequence MMKFGPPQLECDFQAFGRQHVLREALHTPGSRLYHSPDGRHLFVLLPHKVLSFLRLPSQAPLSPSAYLEKSWAAHSPPLSALLFPQCVPHGWALTLLWQNGRTEIWSPPRSALSKGWELLQSLDLCNSPRARLASVCSNGESLVWCEERPPSEAKLQGPSGAKAYRHCICHRRLVWEGEQQVTLGSMNILLHHSPFFHLLSSPNHIFMVPDGNLRTNGARLLLVYSPQDERINMATITKGLIHSKSISECESDFKKLVLECLGYMASQIPVGIRSFAVTGLGELLLMDALGGVHLLHPNGMVRCIYVFDSITLTPEVRVSMQIYGATLVCAFDTVLYLIESNTGKLLEKKILSSDEVRLMNLPEVDDIHLMTKAGIYKVSSMSSVIETGKVEQVLLEMVYEEACKYYQRRSLSSAKLTVQELKKEGMFQAPIMLSSIFSNYHRAEKAKSKNYADHVNTMTNELQSCLSLEQLKAQIINIPEDVTEKYCENLIDQEIVRLLNTDLDRENLIYINFLFSLFPKAAWKSVKGTLQFHQNGDGRFIVRATVDLWKRILGPLSAGSRESSQNGVSPLFEVICESLYRFKPKWLPLFVQQAQDCSGLPWSMSNKDNCEGVPLYKRALAVVSKGKANTTANGDCDIEIDILLYSGRPQAIIQAIHMLIDLQRWERVITETQKFSQLSPIITKDIFITLLTEFVRHRHLDSYITQLCDICPEDMTPTDMLRIILQNMPDEQHLPFSCNGGTQLTVGLLRPLLNKVIQNQKAQHMKPTALTFSPSTPPETSHSFVNGDGLSPEICSVPDIYAPDSW is encoded by the coding sequence ATGATGAAGTTCGGCCCTCCGCAGTTAGAGTGCGATTTCCAAGCCTTTGGCCGGCAGCATGTTCTTCGGGAAGCCTTGCACACCCCGGGGTCTCGGTTATACCACAGCCCGGACGGGAGGCACCTTTTCGTGCTGCTGCCTCACAAAGTGTTGTCATTCCTCCGCTTGCCTTCCCAAGCCCCGCTCTCTCCCTCCGCCTACCTGGAGAAGTCCTGGGCTGCACACTCCCCTCCGCTGTCGGCGCTTCTCTTCCCGCAGTGTGTCCCGCACGGCTGGGCGCTTACCCTGCTCTGGCAGAACGGCCGAACGGAGATATGGAGTCCGCCCAGAAGCGCCCTCAGTAAGGGCTGGGAGTTGCTACAGTCGCTGGATCTGTGCAACAGCCCCCGGGCTCGACTTGCGTCTGTGTGCAGCAATGGGGAGAGCCTGGTGTGGTGCGAAGAGAGGCCCCCTTCCGAGGCAAAGCTACAGGGGCCCTCAGGGGCCAAAGCCTACCGGCACTGCATCTGCCACAGGAGATTagtgtgggagggggagcagcaaGTCACCCTGGGAAGCATGAACATTCTCCTGCACCACTCTCCCTTCTTCCACTTGCTCTCTTCCCCCAATCATATCTTCATGGTACCCGATGGCAACCTCAGGACTAATGGGGCCAGGCTCCTACTGGTCTATTCCCCTCAGGATGAAAGGATCAATATGGCCACCATCACTAAGGGGCTCATTCACAGCAAAAGTATATCTGAGTGTGAATCAGACTTTAAGAAACTGGTGCTTGAATGCCTTGGCTACATGGCTAGTCAGATACCTGTCGGCATCAGGTCCTTTGCAGTGACAGGATTGGGGGAGCTGCTGCTAATGGATGCACTCGGCGGGGTTCACTTGCTTCACCCAAATGGGATGGTGAGATGCATTTATGTCTTTGATTCCATAACACTTACTCCAGAAGTCCGAGTCAGCATGCAGATTTATGGGGCTACGCTGGTGTGTGCCTTTGACACGGTGCTGTACCTCATTGAGTCTAATACCGGAAAGCTATTGGAGAAAAAAATACTAAGCTCCGATGAAGTTCGGCTAATGAACCTCCCGGAAGTGGATGATATTCATCTCATGACAAAGGCTGGGATTTATAAGGTTTCTTCTATGAGCAGCGTAATTGAGACTGGTAAAGTGGAGCAGGTCTTGCTGGAAATGGTTTATGAAGAAGCCTGCAAGTATTATCAGAGGAGAAGTTTGAGCAGTGCCAAACTGACAGTGCAAGAACTAAAGAAGGAGGGTATGTTTCAAGCACCCATAATGCTCTCCTCTATTTTCAGCAACTACCATAGGGCAGAAAAGGCAAAAAGCAAAAATTACGCAGACCACGTAAACACTATGACGaatgaactacagagctgcctgagcCTGGAGCAGCTGAAGGCTCAGATTATAAATATACCTGAGGACGttacagaaaaatattgtgagaatTTGATTGACCAAGAAATTGTTCGTCTTCTTAACACAGATTTAGACAGGGAGAACTTGATTTACATCAATTTTCTTTTTAGTCTGTTTCCGAAGGCGGCGTGGAAGTCTGTTAAAGGCACTCTTCAGTTTCATCAAAACGGTGATGGGAGGTTTATTGTGAGAGCCACCGTGGATTTATGGAAAAGGATTTTGGGTCCGCTTTCTGCTGGATCGAGGGAAAGTTCTCAAAATGGGGTTAGCCCACTGTTTGAGGTCATCTGTGAGTCCTTGTATAGATTCAAGCCCAAATGGCTGCCTCTGTTTGTTCAGCAGGCCCAGGATTGTTCTGGGCTCCCCTGGAGCATGAGTAACAAAGATAACTGTGAGGGTGTTCCATTGTATAAAAGAGCACTGGCTGTAGTAAGCAAGGGCAAGGCTAACACTACTGCAAATGGGGACTGCGATATCGAAATTGATATCTTGTTGTACAGTGGAAGGCCCCAAGCCATCATTCAGGCTATCCATATGCTGATCGATCTCCAGCGCTGGGAGAGAGTTATTACAGAAACCCAGAAGTTCTCGCAGCTGAGTCCAATCATTACAAAGGATATCTTCATTACTCTCTTGACAGAATTTGTCAGGCACAGACATTTGGATTCTTATATAACTCAGCTCTGTGACATTTGCCCAGAGGATATGACCCCTACTGACATGCTGCGCATTATTCTACAGAACATGCCCGATGAGCAGCATCTGCCCTTCTCCTGTAACGGTGGGACACAATTGACTGTCGGGTTGCTGAGGCCGTTGTTAAACAAAGTGATCCAGAACCAAAAGGCGCAGCATATGAAACCCACAGCGTTGACTTTTTCTCCATCTACCCCACCAGAGACAAGCCACTCTTTTGTTAATGGGGATGGTTTATCGCCAGAAATATGCTCAGTGCCAGATATCTATGCACCCGATTCTTGGTAA